CGGCGAGGAGGTCGAGCGCCTCCCGATGGACGAGGAGGAGGCCGAGACGACCGACGCCGACGGTGACGGTGACACCGACACCGAGTCCACCACCGACTCGGACGACACGAAGTCCTCCGGGCCGAAGCGTCCGGAGGCACTCGGGAGCCGCGACAACTTCTGGGGCAGCTAACCCCCGGTCGTCGCACGACGCTCCCGACGGACAGTCCCGACGCCGACCAACCGCGAGACGCCGACCACCAGTTCGCGCCCCCGGACAGTTCCACCGCGTGTCTGTAGGTTTTTGCCACCCCGTCCCGTAGCCCGGCCCATGGACGACGACCTCGGGCCAGACACGCCGAGAGAGCAGTCTTCCCGCGAAGCGACGCCGGACGTGGACGCGCTGCTCGAACAGGCCGGCTTCGACCCCGAGACCAGCGTGCTCACGCGCCGACAGGCCGAGGTCTTGCTCCTCCGCGAGCGTGGTGTCCGACAGAGCACCATCGCCGACCTGCTCGGTACCTCGCGGGCGAACGTCTCCTCTATCGAGTCGAGCGCCCGCACCAACGTCGAGAAGGCCCGCGAGACGGTCGGGTTCGCCGAGACCCTCTCGGCACCGGTCCGGGTCGAGGTCGCAGAGGGCACCGACCTCTACGACGTGCCGAAACTGGTGTACGACGCCTGTGACGCGGCCGGCGTGAAGGTGAACCACACCGCGCCGGAACTGATGAAGACGGTCTCGGACGAGGCCGGCGACGCGGTACAGGGGCGTGAAGTCCGCGAAGACGTGCTGGTCGGCGTCACCTCGGAGGGTGCGGTCCGGGTCCGGCGGTCGAGCGACGCGCCTCGGAGCGACTGATCGTGGGAGGCTCGCCCCCCGAGCGAACC
This genomic window from Salinirubrum litoreum contains:
- a CDS encoding Tfx family DNA-binding protein, with translation MDDDLGPDTPREQSSREATPDVDALLEQAGFDPETSVLTRRQAEVLLLRERGVRQSTIADLLGTSRANVSSIESSARTNVEKARETVGFAETLSAPVRVEVAEGTDLYDVPKLVYDACDAAGVKVNHTAPELMKTVSDEAGDAVQGREVREDVLVGVTSEGAVRVRRSSDAPRSD